Sequence from the Torulaspora globosa chromosome 4, complete sequence genome:
CAGTATCTGACGGCATTTGCTTCCATTTTCTGAGTTGGAGATGCTTATCTTTAAGATAGATAATATCTAGTGTTTGCTGGGAACAACCTGGGGCTTACATAATAACGTGAGGTGACCGATTGACCATGAGATATCGCCTGTGCTGTTGGTTCCCGCCAGTATGGCTATAGGAATCCTCCCTATCTCGTGTCAGCTAAGATGAGCAGTATCGGCTAAGTGCGATTGAAGTCCTCGTTAAGCGAAGAGCGCCAAGCGATGCTCATTCAGCGGTCGTTTAATGGCCCTTTTGATCTTGATGGAAAGAATTTAACAACTAATGATAGCTTGCAGGATCGGTACCCACTTTTTTGATAACGATTTTGGAGACTATGCGTATTTTAGTATTGGACAGCGTGCCGCATTATTGTGTTGAGCTTTAGTCATTCTTAACCGACAGCCCCGTTTACTGAACGCCCCCCTTCCGGGTTTTAGATGTTGTCAACAATAGCTGTCACTTTCCTAGACGAATCATGGACAAACTAAGAAAGCTATGAGTACTGCCAGGCTGCCAAGATAGCTAAGCCTAAAATCCGCAAGATATGAGCAGCCGCGACGGATATCTCAAAGTCTGATAATTTGTAGACTCATGTTTAGATAATTGTTCTACTCAGATAGCACTTGATATTTTGCCAGGTAAACGATAAGGATCGTTCTTAAACGTCGTTATCAGATAGTTGAAATAGCTGTTTACTCTTCTGCTATACCTATCGGCTTATCTCTCGCCGCGCAGTCTTCTCGAAGCAACCAATGAATCACCGATCTCTTATCTGTCGAATGTGGAGGGTATAAGCGGTGATTACTCAGCAATATGCTACGTGTTAGATCGGGAAACAAGGCGTTTAAGTATGCCAGCTACTAACGTATTCCGCTTTGCCTGCCTCACATATTCCAGCTATCTCTAGCAGATTTAGTATCCACAGATCTAATATCTCCTTCATGAGCCACTACGTAAAGACACCGCTACTAAAACAGGATTTCAGCGAATCAGACGTCAGAGGGCCGCAATTTTACTTGAAGTGCGAATTTTTGCAGCCATCCGGAAGCTTCAAGTCCAGAGGAATAGGATATCTTATACTTAACGAGGTAGAAAAGGCGAAGGCAAGCGGATCGACACTCCATGTTTTCATCTCTTCCGGCGGGAATGCAGGGCTCGCTGCCGCAGTGGCAAGCAAGGCTGTGGACACTAACTGTACCGTCGTCGTACCTAGCACAACCAAACCGCACATGATTaccaagatcaaaaaagcAGGAGCAACTGTCGTTATACATGGGGATCATTGGCAAGATGCAGACAGCTATCTTAGGGAGACTGTTATGAAAAATTTACCAGCACATGTAGAACCTCTTTACGTTCACCCTTTTGATGACAGTCGGATTTGGCAAGGCCATTCTACCATAATTGATGAGgttcttgaacaattgTCGCAGGAGGATCAATCACCGCTTAAAGTAAAGGGCGTGATTAGCAGCGTAGGGGGTGGCGGTCTCTACAACGGCATTGTTCGCGGGTTAGAGCGCCATGGCCTTGCCGACAAAATACCGCTGATTGGAGTTGAGACGATTGGGGCGGACGCCATGACTAAATCCCTGGAAGCAGGGAAGTCTGTGCGATTGAGTGATATTCGCAGCATCGCTACGACTTTGGGTGCCTCCTACATAGCCCAAGATTCCCTGGATAAAGCGGCTAGATACAAAACAAAATGCTTCGCTCAAAAGGATGC
This genomic interval carries:
- the CHA1 gene encoding L-serine/L-threonine ammonia-lyase CHA1, with protein sequence MSHYVKTPLLKQDFSESDVRGPQFYLKCEFLQPSGSFKSRGIGYLILNEVEKAKASGSTLHVFISSGGNAGLAAAVASKAVDTNCTVVVPSTTKPHMITKIKKAGATVVIHGDHWQDADSYLRETVMKNLPAHVEPLYVHPFDDSRIWQGHSTIIDEVLEQLSQEDQSPLKVKGVISSVGGGGLYNGIVRGLERHGLADKIPLIGVETIGADAMTKSLEAGKSVRLSDIRSIATTLGASYIAQDSLDKAARYKTKCFAQKDAEAVKACFKFLNDRNVLVEPACAASLSLCYDIDTLKQILQCDLTKDDIFIVIVCGGSSMTISDLQRVADELQIR